The following DNA comes from Flavisolibacter ginsenosidimutans.
ATTTTTGCCGGGATGCAAACCTTGCCCGCTTCCTTTGCTTCAATGTCCAGTTGCACCCGCATCACGGTTTCCAGGTCGGTGGCCACCACGCTCAGCTTGTTCTTTTCAATTTCAAATAAAAAATCTTCGAGAATGGGAAGAACCGTGTTGGCATTGATGACGCCGTTGATGTGTTGCAGTTGTTTCAGCAGGCTGGAAGAGGAAACGATAAACTTCATGTTCGTACAATTTCAGTGGAGGCGAAACTAAGGATTTTTGCCGCAAAGTTTAGGACTGTTTATCAACGCCAATCCCTTCCTAACTTTCGCGTTTTAGAGCCTCTTGCGGCCCGTATTTTGAAGGAATGTTTAGCCCTGAAAGTTTGCAACAAATGTTCGCCGTTCACGGTCTGCCGTGGCCAAAGCAATGCACGCCACAAACGTTAAACGGCGAACGTTGAACTGTAAACCGCGAACGTATTTTTGCAAGTCGAATGTTTGCGTTTAAAATGAAATATGCTGGAAAAAATCTTTAGCTGGTCCAAAAAGAAAGAAGGAGAGGAAGAAGGGCGAAGCAACGAGCCGTCCATTCGTTTTGGGCGCTACTCAGACAACAACAAGCCCGTACCCAAAGTAGAAAAATGGAACGAGGCCGAAAGCCTGTTCAAAGAAAAAAAATACGACGAGAGCATCGCCGCTTTTTTTGATTACCTGCGCGACGAAGCCGAGGACAACGTGCGGCTGGTAAAGGAAGCAGGGCAATCCAAGTTCCTGTTTTACCAGGGCTCAAAAATCGTTCGCGGCTACTTCAACAACGAAAGGCTGGAAGCCGAAATTGCGCTGGCGCAGATGCCACAACCCAGTGTGCCCGTGATGCGCCGCCTGCTGGAGATGAACTTCAGTTTGTACTACAGCCGCTATGCCTTACACGAAGGAAAGATTTACATGTTCTTCGACAGCGATATTGAAACCGCCAACCCCAGCAAATTGTATTATGGCTTAAAAGAACTGGCCACCAAGGCCGACAAACAGGACGACCTGTTGGTAGCGGATTTCACCACGCTGCTGCCCGTTGACGTGGAGCACATCGTGCAAATCCCGGATGAAGAAAAAGCCGTCAAGCACAAATTTTTCAGGCAGTGGATTGAAGAGACGATCAATCTTATCGGCACCGTTGACAACGACAAATACTCCGGAGGCATTGCTTACCTGCTGCTGGCGCTTGCTTACCGCATTGATTACCTCGTTGTGCCCGAAGGCAAGCTGCAGGCCGAGTTGGAAAAAATCGTGGAAATTTATTTCCGCAAAGACAACCGCCCCGTCACCGAAAAAAATGGTGAGATGATGGACTGCTTTCAAAAGCTGGCTACGAAGGACAAGACCGAATTTTATCCTTACCTCTTCCGCTCAAAACATACCTTTTCCATTGTAACGCCGCAGAATTACAAAACCGTTGCGGACGCCATCTACAACGCCAACCAAAACATTGGCTGGTATCGCGAACACAAGATGCCCGATGTTGCGGCCCGCATCAGCGAATACGGTTTTTCGTACTGTCAGTATTCGTACAGTTTGCCAAAACCCGTCACCGAATTGTTTCAACTGTTTATGATGATCAATTACCCGGACTATTTTATCGCCCTGGGTTATACCGATGTTTTTTATGACAAGGAGAAAGGCGAATACAACAAAGAGAAAATTAAAGAATACGTTGATGTCGTCATTGCCCGCTGGAAAGAAAAATATCCCGAACTAAAATTTGATGTGGAAAAGCTGAAGTACGAAAACCCGGTGGCTTTCAACCAAACCTTTACAACGGAAGTCGAGTACCTTAATTTAGAAAGCAAACAATGACAACCCAACAGATTATAGAACTCTTTCGCCCGGCAATTATTCAGATTGCAACACAAGGAAGTACCGGCACCGGCTTTTACGTAAAAGAGTTTGATCTCATTGTAACCAACGAACACGTGGCCGGCAAAAACGCCGAAGTCACCATTGCCGGACGCCTCTTTGAAAAGCGCATTGCAAGGGTGTGGTACACCGATAAAAAACACGACCTCGCTTTTTTGCAACCGCCTGCCGATGTGGTGTTGCCCGAAGTGAAACTGGGCGATTACGAAGACGTGCAGGACGGCGAAGTGGTGGTGGCCATCGGCCATCCGTTTGGTTTGAACTATACCGCTACCCAAGGCGTGATTTCAAAGCGGGACCGTGTTCGCGACGGCGTCAAATACATACAGATTGACGCAGCCATCAATCCCGGCAACAGTGGCGGACCGCTGGTTAATAAAAAGGGTGAAATCATCGGCATCAATTCTTTCATCATCAAAGGTGGCGACAACCTTGGCTTTGCCTTGCCGGTGAGTTACATCCGCGAAGCACTGCAACTTTATCTTCCGTACCGGGGACAGCCTTCTACGCGTTGCCACAGTTGCAACAACCTGGTGCTTGCATCGAACATCGAAGCCACAAAATATTGTCCGTATTGCGGCACCGAAGTAAAGCTGCCGCAAATGCCGGAGAAAGAATCAAAGCCCGTTGGCATAGCCAAAACCGTTGAAGAAATTTTAGGCGAGTTGGGTAAAGAAGTAAAGCTGGCGAGAGACGGCAACAACAACTGGAGCGTGAAAGAAGGCGGCGCCAAAATCAAAATCAATTACAATCCCGAAAATTATTTCGTGGCCGGCGATGCCTATCTCTGCCAATTGCCGTCCGACACCACGATGATAAAACCGCTTTACCAGTTTTTACTGGAAGAAAACTTTAAGCTCGATGGACTTGTGTTGAGTTGCCTGCGGCAAAACATCGTGCTTTCCTGCATCATGTACGACTTGGACATGACGAAAGAAAACGGCATCGAAATGTTTCGCGACCTCTTTCAAAAAGCCGATTATTACGACACGCTGCTGGAGAAAGAATACGGGTGTCAGGAGTTGCTGGAAGAATAAATTCCCCCTGTCTCCCTAAAGGGGACAGGGGAATCGTATGCAAAAAAAACATCTCACAAAGGAGCAAGCCATCATGAAACTGCGGCAATACTGCGCTTACCAGGAACGCAGCCACAGCGAGGTGCAGCAAAAGCTTTGGGATTTGGGCGTGTGGCGTTCGGAGCACGATGCCATCATCTCTTCTTTAATTGAAGACGATTACCTGAACGAAGAACGTTTTGCAAAAGCCTTCGTCGGCGGAAAGTTTCGGATGAAGGATTGGGGCCGTAAAAAAATTTATTACGGCCTGAAAGAAAAAGGTGTGAGCGAATACATCATCAAGCGGGCCATGAAAGAAATTGACGACGAAGCATACGGCAAAACACTCCATGAACTGGCCGAAAAAAAATACGCCTTGCTTAAGGGCGAACAATACTTGGTGCGCAAGAAAAAAACGATGGATTACCTTTTGCAAAAAGGCTACGAACCGGCGCTGGTAACAAGCATCGTAAACAGTTTTGGCGGCAAAGAATAAAGTATTTTCGTGGGTAAATTTCCTTTGCATGAAACACCTGCTGCTTTCCTGCTTTTCATTCCTCTCTCTTTTCCTTTTTGCCCAAACCGATTCAATCCGAAAGATTAAACCGGGCCAGCAAACCAGCTTCGACAAATACGAGTTGCTCATCATTGCCCTTGTGGGTTTGCTCCTGCTCATGGGTTTGCGGTTTTGGTTTAAACGAACAAGAAAGCAATAAGCGCCGGCCGCTCAAATCAACCAGATGCCTGTAATTCCGCATCTTTGAAAAATCCTTATGCCACGCAAACTTCCCGCAGAAATTATCATTGTTATTGGCGCACTTCTCTTGTTTGTTCCCTTCTTGGGCACAACGCATTTGTTTGATTGGGACGAGATCAACTTTGCCGAAGCCAGCCGCGAAATGCTGGTGACGCACAATTACGCCATTCCGCAAATTGCCTTTGAACCCTTTTGGGAAAAGCCGCCGCTGTTTTTTTGGTTGCAAGTGCTTTGCATGAAACTTTTCGGCGTAAACGAATTTGCCGCACGACTGCCCAATGCGCTTTGCGGCGTACTTACGCTGGTTCTTCTTTACCGCCTTGGAAAAAAATTAGTGAACGAACAGTTTGGCTGGATGTGGGTTCTTGTTTATGCAGGTTCGCTTCTTCCGCAGTTGTATTTCAAGTCGGGCATCATTGATCCGTGGTTCAACCTTTTTATTTTTTTGGCGGTTTACCAATTAAGCGTTTATTCCGATGCAAGGCCCAGCCGCCCGCTGAGGCGCATTGTTCTTGCCGGCTTGTTTACCGGCCTTGCCGTGATGACGAAAGGCCCGGTGGCTTTGCTCATCACTGGTTTGTGTTACGGCGTGTTTGCCATCGGCACAAGGTTTCGAAACTTCATGAAGCCGCTGCACATCTTGCTCTTTTTGGCCGTAACGGGGCTGGCCGGCGGACTTTGGTTTATTGCCTTGCTGGCAAACGGGCAGCAGCACATCATCACCGAATTTATTCTTTACCAGGTCCGCCTTTTTCAAACCGAAGACGCGGGCCACGGCGGACCGTTTTTTTACCATTTTATCATCCTGCTCATTGGTTGTTTTCCCGCTGCAGCGTTAAGCATTCTTTCCATGCGCATCGGCAATCGCGTAAACGAAACGCCACGCCATTTTCACCGCTGGATGATGATTTTGTTTTGGGTGACGCTTCTGTTATTTTCGATTGTCAAAACAAAGATTGTTCATTATTCTTCGCTTTGCTATTTTCCACTAACCTATCTCGCCACCGTTAGCTTTTATCATTTGTACCGCCGCAAATGGAACTTGCCAAGTTGGAACAAGTGGTTACAAGTTGCCACCGGCCTTTTGCTGTCCCTGCTCATTCTTACCGTTACGTTTATTGATCAACTGAAGCCCTACCTTTTGCAACCCGGAAGAATAAAAGATGCCTTTGCAAGAGCAAACCTGCAGGCGCAGGTTGAATGGAGCGGCTGGGAAAAATTACCCGGACTGATTTTGTTGGCCGGTGTCGTTGTATTTGTGCTTCGCGTGAACCAGAGTGTACGCAGGGCTTTGGTGGCTTTGTTTGTAGCAGCGCTTGTTGGCATCAACTTAACCATCGTTCTCATCACGCCCAAAGTAGAGCCTTACTCGCAAGGCGCGGCGATAGAATTTTACCAAAGCAAGAAGGCCGAAAATGCGTTAGTTGAGCCGCTGCGCTTTAAAAGTTATGCGCATCTTTTTTACACGATGCGTCCGCCGCAGTTTACGCGAAGTTTGGCCGATAGTATTAAACAATTCAACACACATCCGGAAGTCCCGGTTTATTACGTGGGCAAGATTCAGAACAAGGATGAGAACGAAAGGGAGATGCCCTACCTGCAAAAGCTTTACGAGAAGAACGGTTTTGTGTTTTACAAGCGAAATTCGGGCAACACACCGTGATGAAGTTGCTTACTTGCCCAATAACGGACAAGGCGTACAAGAGTGCGACGCAACGATGCTCAATGTACAGGTGGGCTTCTGGCTCCTAAAATTTCTTCCGTTTAAACTCCTTGCTTTCCGTTTGTCCATTGGACAAAATTTTCTGTCCTCCATTTTATGGAACGCGGTGGCTTTGGCGTCTTAGCAAAAAACCAATTTTATGCAGAAACGAATGTTCGTAGCCATCCTTGCCGCAGTCGTTGTTTATTCGGCTTCGGCACAAATCACGCAAAAAGATGAAGCGCCGAAACCGCCTCCACCGCCCAGGCCTCTTGTTAAAAAAATGAAAGACGTTCCGCCTCCTCCGCCACCACCTTCGGAGCCGCCACCGCCCGATGCGCCGCCCCCTCCGCCGCCTCCATCATTGGCAAACGATGCTCAATTACCCGATGACTTTACTGCCTTTATGAAACGAAATCTTTCGGTAAAAGGCGTATCATGGAAGAACGATGATGAGATGATTATTCGTTTGAAATCGGGCGAGGAAGAACGCTACAACCTGAACGATGCGCAAAGCAAAAAGGCAGCGGAAACAAAATACGGCGAGTTGCCGCAGGCACCACCGCCTCCGCCGGCGCCGCCCGTACCACCGGCTCCGCCAAGACCGCCGAAAATGAAAGGCACCTTGTCATAATAAAAAATCCCGCAGTGTTTGCGGGATTTTTTTGATGGAGAGAGCGTTTACAAAAAATATCTTCTTTTCAGGACAAGCGATGGACGTGTTCCTACTCTCCTTCGTCATTCGTCATCCTTAGCGAAGTCGAAGGGCCTTAATCGCCTGTTCTGCGGTTCCCTAACTCCACTCTTTTTCTTCCTCGGCTTTTTGCTTGTCGATGCGGCGTGTAAGCAGGATGCTGACACCGTACAAAAGCAGCAACGGAATGGCCACTGTCATCTGGCTGATAACGTCGGGGCCCGGTGTGATGACGCCAGCAACGATCATGATGATGACGACGGCATACTTCCACATGCGGCGCAAATAACTTGCGGATACGATGCCAATTTTTGCCAGTAAAATCATGAGTAACGGAAGCTGAAACGCAAGCCCGGAGCCAAGCACAAGTGGAATTAACGTATCAAAATACGAAGCAATAGTCCAGCGGTTTTCAATGTTCTCGTCGAGTTGAAAATTGCCAAAGAAGTTCAATGTGTAAGGGGCAATTACAAAATAGCCAAAGGCCACGCCGATGAAAAAAAGAACCGATACCCAAAAGATAACGCCACGGGTATTCTTCAGTTCTTTCTTGGTTAAAGCCGGCCGGATGAAGCGCCAGAACTCCCAGAAGATGTACGGGAAAGCGAGGATGATGCCGCCAATCAGCATCACTGAAATAAAGGTGCTAAACTGGTTGGCCACGCCGGTGCTTTGCATTTGAATGCTGAGTCCTTTCATGCAAAGCGCTTTTTCCAGGTTCAGGTAACGGCCAATGCGGCACAAAACGCCGTAAGTCGGAAAGTCGGAATGGGTAGGGCCGAGTAAAATTCTCTTCACCACAAAATCGCGGTAAACAACAATTAAAATGGCGCCAATCGTAATGGCCAATACACTTCGGAAAAGATGCCCGCGCAGAACTTCCAGGTGGTCAATGAACGACATCTCTGCTCTTTCGTCGTTTCCCCCGCCGCGCTTAAAAAAAGATAAAGCCATGGGAGCGAAGATAAGGAGTCAGGAGTCAGAATTCAGGAGTCAGGAGCCGTTAATGCTACCGGACAACGTTGTTATGGACAAAGTTTTTGATGTATAAAACAAAACAGTGAAGGCAATTCAGCACCGCTGCAATAGAAAGAACTATCACAATTTAGAAGCTCTGCCTCCTGACTCCTGAATTCTGACTCCTGACTCCTTACTTCAGTACTTTCAGCTTCACCATTTCAATGCGGGTGTCGCTGACACTGAGGATGTCGAATTCAAAATCATCAATGATGATGTGCTCTTTTTGGCGCGGAATGGTTTCGTGGTGAGAGATGATGAAACCTGAAAGGGTTTCCGATTCATTCTCCGGAAAATGGAGGTTGTATTTTTCACTGATGTAATCCAGTTCCAAACGGCCTGCGAAGATGTATTCGTTTTCGGCCAGTTGCTTTTCTACAAATTCCTCGCTGTCGTATTCGTCGTGTATCTCGCCAAAAATTTCTTCCAGTACGTCTTCCATCGTAACAATACCGGCGGTGCCGCCAAACTCGTCCACCACCCAGGCAATGCTTTTTCGTTCGCGGGTAAACTTGCCGATTAAATCCGCGGCGCTCATGCTTTCGGGAACGGCGGGTATGGGCAACAAAATGCTTTGAATGGTTTGCGGGCCTTTAAACAAATCAAGTTGGTGGATGTAGCCAACGATATCGTCAATGTTTTTTTCATAGACCACCAACTTGCTCAGCTTTGTTTCAATGAGTTTTTTCTTTGCTTCTTCCACGCTGCACGAAAGGTCCACGCCAATCACTTCCTTGCGGGGCACAAGGCACTGCCTGATTTTTACTTTCGGCAATTCAAGGGCATTCTCAAAAAGTTCGGTGTTCATTTCTTCGGGCTCAAAATCGGTGTTGTCGTTTTGTAGAAAAAGCGTCTCTGAAGTATTGCCCGAAAGGTTGTCTTTGGTGTCGCGTACCCGCACGTTAAAAATATATTTGAGCGACCAATTGGCCATGCTTAAAAACAACCGCGCCACCGGCAAAAAAATTCCGTAAAGCACGTTGATGATGAAAACAAAGCGGGTGAGAATAAAATTGCTGTGCGCCCGGAAGATAGCCCGTGGAATGAACTCGCCGAGAATGAGCACAACAAAGGTGGCGAGAATGATGTTGAGTCCAACCCGCACGCCTTGGTAATAAAGTCCCATTGCGTTCCACAACGTGTCGGTAATGTTTACAAAAAGCAGGGCAAAGCTCACCAGGAAGAGTGTGAAGCCAATGAGCATGGTGCTCAAAAAAAGCTCGGGGTTTTCAAAATAACGCGAAAGGATGACCGCGTCGTAGCGGCCTTGTTTTTTGCGCAGTTCAATGCCGAAACGGTTGACGCTGTAAAAGGCCATTTCAATGCCTGCAAAAAAACCCATCATGAGCAACGTGACAATAAACCACGCGATTGTACTTACGGCTATCATTGGAGTAAAGATAGAAATTAGTTGATTGGTTGATTAGTTGCTCGGTTGATTCGCTACAACCTTTCTTTACCAGTCAACCAATCAACTAATTAACCGGTCAACCATTTTGTGATTTCAAAAAAGCCTGCACAATCTCCTCCGCTTCGGCGCAGGCATTTTCCAAATCGGAGTTGACGATGACTTTGTTGAAGTACGTTTTGAAGCTGATTTCGTAAGCGGCTTTGTTTACTCTTGCGTTCAGCGATTCTTCGCTTTCGGTGCCGCGACCGGTGAGGCGGCGGCGCAGTTCGTCCACGCTTGGCGGTTCAATGAAAATCGAAAGCGTGGTTTCGGGAAACTGCTGTTGCACGTGAATGGCGCCTTTTACGTCTATGTCCAACACCGGCGTTTTGCCTTCGCTCCAAATGCGCTGCAGTTCGGCTTTCAGCGTGCCGTAATATTTTCCTTCGTACACCATCTCCCACTCCACAAATTCTTCGTGCTGAATTTTGTTGGTGAACTCTTCCACACTCATGAAATAATAATCCGCGCCGTTCCTCTCTGCACCTCTTGCGGGCCTTGTGGCGGCCGAAATAGAGAAGGCCAGTTTATCGGGATACTTTGCCAGCAGATAGCGGGTGATGCTGGTTTTGCCCGCACCGGACGGCGCGGTAAGAATGATGATTTTTTGTTGGTTGTTGATGGTCATGCGTTGGTCGCGAAGGTAGAAGAAAAGTTCACTTGTTTACCTGTTCAGAGGTCCACCATGTTCGTTTCCTTCAGTATGGATTTTCTTTTACTACAATGAACAAGTGAACAGGTAAACAAGTGAACCGATTAACTTTAGACCTGTGCAGCACGTTGAGTTTTTTCATAAAGACCATTTTGAGAACCGCTACCGCCGCCGCAAGGCAAAGGGCTCCCTTTCGCAGTTCATTGATTTTTTTTGGGAGACTGATTTTGACGAACTCTTTGTTCAATACCCGGATGGCTTTTCCGATGCGCTGTTTCCCAACGTCGGTTACACGTATTTGATCAACCTGGGAACGCCTTGCGTAATGCAACTGGAAGACGAAAAATACGACATTAAAAATGACGGCTTTCTCCCGCGGCACAAGGCCATGATCTGCCATCATTCGACGGGCAATAAATTGTTTGGGATAAAGTTCAACGTATCGCCGGTGGTCTTTCAAAAGCGGGTTAATTTTTCGGAGTACCGCGAATACATTTTCCCGCTGGCTTATTTAATTGACCGCGCCGTGGTTGACAAAGTGAGAAAGGCCGGATCGTTTGAAGAGCGGGTAAAGATTTTATCGGATTATTACGAAGCCATCATTGCCGAAAACGAAGGTTCACTAAAACCGGTGGCCGTAGTCACCGAAATTTTGCAGGACTGTGCAACAAAGAATTCTTTTGATGTTTCCATTGAAGAACTTTCGAAACGATACGGCATCAGCACGCGAACGCTGCAACGTTATTTCGAAACATCCACGGGCATTACCAGCAAAA
Coding sequences within:
- a CDS encoding regulatory protein RecX; translation: MQKKHLTKEQAIMKLRQYCAYQERSHSEVQQKLWDLGVWRSEHDAIISSLIEDDYLNEERFAKAFVGGKFRMKDWGRKKIYYGLKEKGVSEYIIKRAMKEIDDEAYGKTLHELAEKKYALLKGEQYLVRKKKTMDYLLQKGYEPALVTSIVNSFGGKE
- a CDS encoding trypsin-like peptidase domain-containing protein — translated: MTTQQIIELFRPAIIQIATQGSTGTGFYVKEFDLIVTNEHVAGKNAEVTIAGRLFEKRIARVWYTDKKHDLAFLQPPADVVLPEVKLGDYEDVQDGEVVVAIGHPFGLNYTATQGVISKRDRVRDGVKYIQIDAAINPGNSGGPLVNKKGEIIGINSFIIKGGDNLGFALPVSYIREALQLYLPYRGQPSTRCHSCNNLVLASNIEATKYCPYCGTEVKLPQMPEKESKPVGIAKTVEEILGELGKEVKLARDGNNNWSVKEGGAKIKINYNPENYFVAGDAYLCQLPSDTTMIKPLYQFLLEENFKLDGLVLSCLRQNIVLSCIMYDLDMTKENGIEMFRDLFQKADYYDTLLEKEYGCQELLEE
- a CDS encoding type III secretion system chaperone family protein is translated as MLEKIFSWSKKKEGEEEGRSNEPSIRFGRYSDNNKPVPKVEKWNEAESLFKEKKYDESIAAFFDYLRDEAEDNVRLVKEAGQSKFLFYQGSKIVRGYFNNERLEAEIALAQMPQPSVPVMRRLLEMNFSLYYSRYALHEGKIYMFFDSDIETANPSKLYYGLKELATKADKQDDLLVADFTTLLPVDVEHIVQIPDEEKAVKHKFFRQWIEETINLIGTVDNDKYSGGIAYLLLALAYRIDYLVVPEGKLQAELEKIVEIYFRKDNRPVTEKNGEMMDCFQKLATKDKTEFYPYLFRSKHTFSIVTPQNYKTVADAIYNANQNIGWYREHKMPDVAARISEYGFSYCQYSYSLPKPVTELFQLFMMINYPDYFIALGYTDVFYDKEKGEYNKEKIKEYVDVVIARWKEKYPELKFDVEKLKYENPVAFNQTFTTEVEYLNLESKQ
- the tatC gene encoding twin-arginine translocase subunit TatC; amino-acid sequence: MALSFFKRGGGNDERAEMSFIDHLEVLRGHLFRSVLAITIGAILIVVYRDFVVKRILLGPTHSDFPTYGVLCRIGRYLNLEKALCMKGLSIQMQSTGVANQFSTFISVMLIGGIILAFPYIFWEFWRFIRPALTKKELKNTRGVIFWVSVLFFIGVAFGYFVIAPYTLNFFGNFQLDENIENRWTIASYFDTLIPLVLGSGLAFQLPLLMILLAKIGIVSASYLRRMWKYAVVIIMIVAGVITPGPDVISQMTVAIPLLLLYGVSILLTRRIDKQKAEEEKEWS
- a CDS encoding hemolysin family protein: MIAVSTIAWFIVTLLMMGFFAGIEMAFYSVNRFGIELRKKQGRYDAVILSRYFENPELFLSTMLIGFTLFLVSFALLFVNITDTLWNAMGLYYQGVRVGLNIILATFVVLILGEFIPRAIFRAHSNFILTRFVFIINVLYGIFLPVARLFLSMANWSLKYIFNVRVRDTKDNLSGNTSETLFLQNDNTDFEPEEMNTELFENALELPKVKIRQCLVPRKEVIGVDLSCSVEEAKKKLIETKLSKLVVYEKNIDDIVGYIHQLDLFKGPQTIQSILLPIPAVPESMSAADLIGKFTRERKSIAWVVDEFGGTAGIVTMEDVLEEIFGEIHDEYDSEEFVEKQLAENEYIFAGRLELDYISEKYNLHFPENESETLSGFIISHHETIPRQKEHIIIDDFEFDILSVSDTRIEMVKLKVLK
- a CDS encoding helix-turn-helix domain-containing protein — translated: MQHVEFFHKDHFENRYRRRKAKGSLSQFIDFFWETDFDELFVQYPDGFSDALFPNVGYTYLINLGTPCVMQLEDEKYDIKNDGFLPRHKAMICHHSTGNKLFGIKFNVSPVVFQKRVNFSEYREYIFPLAYLIDRAVVDKVRKAGSFEERVKILSDYYEAIIAENEGSLKPVAVVTEILQDCATKNSFDVSIEELSKRYGISTRTLQRYFETSTGITSKKALQILRIRKAVEALTKHPGDFHYNQFGYYDYSHFLKHLKQFLTHQTVTVLQPHLKLLKG
- the gmk gene encoding guanylate kinase, which codes for MTINNQQKIIILTAPSGAGKTSITRYLLAKYPDKLAFSISAATRPARGAERNGADYYFMSVEEFTNKIQHEEFVEWEMVYEGKYYGTLKAELQRIWSEGKTPVLDIDVKGAIHVQQQFPETTLSIFIEPPSVDELRRRLTGRGTESEESLNARVNKAAYEISFKTYFNKVIVNSDLENACAEAEEIVQAFLKSQNG
- a CDS encoding ArnT family glycosyltransferase gives rise to the protein MPRKLPAEIIIVIGALLLFVPFLGTTHLFDWDEINFAEASREMLVTHNYAIPQIAFEPFWEKPPLFFWLQVLCMKLFGVNEFAARLPNALCGVLTLVLLYRLGKKLVNEQFGWMWVLVYAGSLLPQLYFKSGIIDPWFNLFIFLAVYQLSVYSDARPSRPLRRIVLAGLFTGLAVMTKGPVALLITGLCYGVFAIGTRFRNFMKPLHILLFLAVTGLAGGLWFIALLANGQQHIITEFILYQVRLFQTEDAGHGGPFFYHFIILLIGCFPAAALSILSMRIGNRVNETPRHFHRWMMILFWVTLLLFSIVKTKIVHYSSLCYFPLTYLATVSFYHLYRRKWNLPSWNKWLQVATGLLLSLLILTVTFIDQLKPYLLQPGRIKDAFARANLQAQVEWSGWEKLPGLILLAGVVVFVLRVNQSVRRALVALFVAALVGINLTIVLITPKVEPYSQGAAIEFYQSKKAENALVEPLRFKSYAHLFYTMRPPQFTRSLADSIKQFNTHPEVPVYYVGKIQNKDENEREMPYLQKLYEKNGFVFYKRNSGNTP